The Nodosilinea sp. PGN35 genome has a window encoding:
- a CDS encoding glycosyltransferase 61 family protein, whose protein sequence is MDITLKHKVPGLEVAPSMMYCFPTGAMDVWRPAAEQVLMPAQYLEPFEVEIKVKSATAKLELVKTLSWKRKTQLILTKAIKRKARLFLPKAIRQKAKLLVAKIKRRKAQLLLPEARTEGEALDFSGKFIFDARFDVFTNIGHILENVATPVFLAQKLLSEHFQKDIKIHIILSSRVPNYSMPMDVYRLLGNPVIFTDDDVYGELVTCSEHRVFSIRPHLFNFEFPGYKKETCERIFVSRRGSRSLINNDEVTQFLEERGFKTLYFEDLSLEDEWSIARNAKEVVVVHGAASSNFILNRVGLQAGAEPGSGLKLIELMSPAWNFYENRYMTNALNGRWCCVRGQITPQMLNTLDFDKTTPDSQKSPFKDPFRVDCQTIQMALDYLSIG, encoded by the coding sequence ATGGATATAACATTAAAACATAAGGTCCCAGGCCTTGAAGTTGCGCCTTCAATGATGTACTGCTTTCCCACAGGTGCGATGGATGTATGGCGTCCAGCCGCCGAGCAGGTGCTAATGCCGGCGCAATATCTGGAACCTTTTGAAGTGGAAATCAAGGTCAAGTCTGCCACGGCCAAACTGGAATTGGTCAAGACGCTCAGTTGGAAGCGAAAGACTCAGCTAATTCTCACTAAAGCAATTAAGCGTAAGGCCCGACTGTTTTTGCCAAAGGCAATTAGGCAAAAGGCTAAACTACTGGTTGCAAAGATAAAAAGGCGCAAGGCTCAATTACTGCTCCCCGAAGCCAGGACGGAAGGAGAAGCGCTCGACTTTTCGGGGAAATTTATCTTTGATGCCCGCTTTGACGTATTTACAAATATCGGCCATATTCTTGAGAATGTGGCAACTCCAGTTTTTTTGGCGCAAAAGCTCTTGAGCGAGCATTTTCAAAAAGACATCAAAATTCACATTATTTTGAGTTCTAGGGTGCCCAACTACAGCATGCCTATGGATGTGTATCGGCTGCTTGGCAACCCTGTAATTTTTACGGACGACGACGTCTATGGTGAACTGGTCACCTGCTCAGAGCACAGGGTCTTTAGTATTAGGCCTCACCTTTTCAATTTTGAGTTTCCGGGATACAAAAAAGAAACCTGCGAAAGAATCTTTGTTTCCCGCCGGGGAAGTCGTAGCCTAATTAACAATGACGAGGTAACTCAGTTTTTAGAAGAGCGGGGGTTCAAAACGCTCTATTTTGAGGATCTATCGCTGGAAGATGAGTGGTCAATCGCCCGCAATGCAAAAGAGGTGGTGGTAGTCCATGGTGCTGCCAGCAGCAACTTTATTCTCAACCGTGTCGGTCTGCAAGCCGGTGCTGAACCAGGCAGCGGCCTTAAGCTGATTGAGCTGATGTCTCCCGCCTGGAATTTCTATGAAAATCGGTATATGACCAATGCTCTAAACGGCAGGTGGTGCTGTGTCCGAGGCCAGATTACTCCCCAAATGCTCAACACGCTTGATTTTGATAAAACGACTCCTGACTCCCAAAAATCGCCGTTCAAAGATCCTTTTAGAGTAGATTGCCAAACGATTCAGATGGCCCTTGACTATCTCTCCATCGGGTGA
- a CDS encoding ATP-binding cassette domain-containing protein produces the protein MVSNLNYFFGRGDLRKQVLFDISLALHPGQIVIMTGPSGSGKTTLLTLIGALRSATEGSLQVLSKELVGLGDRQLVEIRRNIGFIFQAHNLFESLTAAQNVEMAVELTGSLRGKRQRAVEMLSQLGLAERADYKPGALSGGQKQRVAIARALVNQPQLILADEPTAALDKQSGRDVVTLMQHLAQEKGCTILMVTHDNRILDVADRIINLVDGRLESDESPQQFADSHAPKALDQKMFIM, from the coding sequence ATGGTAAGCAATCTCAACTATTTCTTTGGCCGGGGCGATCTGCGCAAGCAGGTGCTCTTCGACATCAGCCTCGCCCTGCACCCCGGCCAGATTGTGATTATGACCGGCCCCTCTGGGTCGGGCAAAACCACGTTGCTAACGCTGATTGGGGCGCTGCGATCGGCCACCGAGGGCAGCCTGCAAGTCTTGAGCAAAGAGCTGGTGGGGCTGGGCGATCGCCAGCTGGTTGAGATTCGCCGCAACATCGGCTTTATCTTTCAGGCCCACAACCTGTTTGAGTCGCTGACGGCGGCCCAAAATGTAGAAATGGCGGTGGAACTGACCGGCTCCCTGCGGGGCAAACGCCAGCGGGCGGTGGAGATGCTCAGCCAGCTGGGGCTGGCCGAGCGGGCCGACTACAAACCGGGGGCACTGAGCGGGGGGCAAAAGCAGCGAGTGGCGATCGCCCGCGCCCTGGTCAACCAGCCCCAGCTGATTCTGGCCGACGAACCCACCGCCGCCCTCGACAAACAGTCGGGTCGCGACGTGGTCACCCTGATGCAACACCTGGCCCAGGAAAAGGGCTGCACCATTCTCATGGTCACCCACGACAACCGCATCCTCGATGTGGCCGATCGCATCATCAACCTGGTAGACGGACGGCTGGAGTCCGACGAAAGCCCCCAGCAGTTTGCCGACTCCCACGCCCCCAAAGCCCTCGATCAAAAAATGTTCATCATGTGA
- a CDS encoding AI-2E family transporter, which translates to MQALDRLPRWLVWEIALPLTILNLWLLYKVFQTFQTPITMLIAATLLSFLLNYPIEQLEKRGIKPGISIALILLVTGGLVAVLGFTLVPALLQQLGDLGNRLPGWLESGSQQFQVLDTWLVVKHIPLNVTALATQVAQMLPDEVAQLPDQLLEVLLGIADSLLEVLITAVLTLYLLLHGEEFWGGLLRWLPGNGGNQIRLAFQEKFKNYFVGQATIALLMATALSTVFFLLNIPYWLVFGIGIGLLALIPFGDIVGIFTAAIVVSFNSVLLGVELAVAALLIDQLIDSAVAPKILGDLIGLNPVWILVLLLVGSQLAGVLGLLLVVPLTGALKHIFEEVYQTAAGKALP; encoded by the coding sequence ATGCAAGCACTCGATAGGCTGCCCCGCTGGCTGGTGTGGGAAATTGCCCTGCCCTTGACGATTTTAAACCTCTGGCTGCTTTACAAAGTCTTCCAGACCTTTCAAACGCCGATCACCATGCTGATTGCGGCCACGCTGCTGTCGTTTTTGCTGAACTACCCCATCGAGCAGCTGGAAAAGCGGGGCATTAAACCCGGCATCAGTATTGCGTTAATTTTGCTCGTCACGGGTGGCCTGGTGGCGGTCTTAGGGTTTACCCTGGTGCCGGCTCTGCTTCAGCAGCTGGGAGATCTGGGTAACCGCCTGCCCGGCTGGCTAGAGTCGGGCAGCCAGCAGTTTCAGGTGTTAGATACTTGGTTGGTGGTCAAGCACATTCCCCTCAATGTCACAGCGCTGGCTACCCAGGTGGCGCAAATGCTGCCCGACGAGGTCGCCCAGCTGCCCGATCAGCTGCTAGAGGTGCTCCTGGGCATTGCTGATAGCCTGCTAGAAGTGCTGATTACCGCTGTGTTGACTCTCTACCTCCTGCTCCACGGGGAGGAGTTTTGGGGCGGTTTGCTGCGCTGGCTGCCGGGCAATGGGGGCAACCAGATTCGCCTGGCGTTTCAAGAAAAGTTTAAGAACTATTTTGTCGGGCAGGCCACCATTGCCCTGCTGATGGCCACTGCGCTATCGACCGTTTTCTTTTTGCTCAATATTCCCTACTGGCTGGTATTTGGCATCGGCATTGGCCTGCTGGCGCTGATTCCCTTTGGCGATATTGTGGGTATCTTTACAGCGGCCATTGTGGTGAGCTTTAACAGCGTTCTGCTGGGAGTAGAATTGGCGGTGGCGGCCCTGCTGATCGACCAGCTCATTGACAGCGCCGTTGCCCCCAAAATTCTCGGCGATTTAATTGGCTTAAACCCCGTGTGGATCTTAGTTTTACTGTTAGTTGGGTCTCAGCTGGCTGGGGTATTGGGCCTGCTCTTGGTGGTGCCGCTGACGGGGGCGCTAAAACATATTTTTGAGGAGGTGTATCAGACTGCTGCGGGGAAGGCTTTGCCCTGA
- the devC gene encoding ABC transporter permease DevC: MQRTPLALLNLIHDRKKFLTSMAGVAFAVLLMFLFTGFKNALYDSQTQLLERLNGEIVIINRLKENMFVPRAFARRRLYQAQAFDGVEGAYALYINDARWKNPETRRTRPVRVIAYNPSDPVLPLPAILDRQQELRLPNTALIDERSRTEVGPRETGVITELADREIRIVGTFSLGTDFASGNGNLIMSDQNFLRFFANRGPEETERSFATADIGLLRVAPGTDLDRLVAALRDGLPQDVLILPMEGPGGFIARERTYWEENTNIGFVFSLLTTMGFVVGIILVYQILYTDVADHWSEYATLKAIGYNNAYLFGVVIQEAMILSVLGFIPGLLISALFYNLGAAVTGLLFNMTPERIVNIYIMTFVMCLISGAVAVRKVQRTDPAEVFGL; the protein is encoded by the coding sequence ATGCAGCGAACTCCGCTAGCCCTGCTCAACTTGATCCACGATCGCAAAAAATTCCTCACCTCCATGGCCGGGGTGGCCTTTGCGGTGCTGCTGATGTTCTTGTTTACCGGCTTTAAAAACGCCCTCTACGACAGTCAAACCCAGCTGCTAGAGCGGCTCAACGGCGAGATTGTAATCATCAATCGGCTCAAGGAAAACATGTTTGTGCCGCGAGCCTTTGCCCGGCGTCGCCTCTACCAGGCCCAGGCCTTTGACGGCGTAGAGGGAGCCTACGCCCTTTACATCAACGACGCCCGCTGGAAGAATCCGGAGACGCGCCGAACCCGACCGGTGCGGGTGATCGCCTACAATCCCAGCGACCCGGTGCTGCCGCTGCCGGCAATTTTAGACCGCCAGCAGGAGCTGCGCCTGCCCAATACAGCGCTAATCGACGAGCGATCGCGCACCGAAGTCGGCCCCCGCGAGACCGGTGTGATCACCGAGCTGGCCGATCGCGAGATTCGCATTGTGGGCACCTTTAGCCTGGGCACCGACTTTGCCTCGGGCAACGGCAACTTGATCATGAGCGACCAAAACTTCCTGCGGTTTTTTGCCAATCGCGGCCCAGAGGAAACCGAGCGCAGCTTTGCCACCGCTGACATTGGCCTGCTGCGGGTCGCCCCCGGCACCGACCTCGATCGCCTGGTGGCGGCCCTGCGCGACGGCCTACCCCAGGACGTGCTGATTTTACCCATGGAGGGCCCCGGGGGGTTCATTGCCCGCGAGCGCACCTACTGGGAAGAAAACACCAACATTGGCTTTGTGTTTTCGCTGCTGACCACCATGGGCTTTGTGGTGGGCATTATTTTGGTCTATCAAATTCTCTACACCGACGTGGCCGATCACTGGTCGGAGTACGCCACCCTCAAGGCGATCGGCTACAACAACGCCTACCTGTTTGGGGTGGTAATTCAAGAAGCCATGATTTTGTCGGTGCTGGGGTTCATTCCGGGCCTGCTGATCAGCGCCCTATTTTACAACCTGGGGGCCGCTGTTACCGGTCTGCTGTTCAATATGACCCCAGAGCGGATCGTTAATATCTACATTATGACCTTTGTGATGTGCCTGATTTCTGGTGCTGTGGCCGTTCGCAAGGTGCAGCGCACTGACCCCGCTGAGGTATTTGGGCTATGA
- the devC gene encoding ABC transporter permease DevC: protein MKRFALPRIPLAWYNLRHDRPRLLVAVAGVTFAVLLMFMNLGFLGALVSTTTNFYDQFNGDIFLISPQSLEISSTKAFPRERLYQAAGIEGVRQTMPLYAEYALWKNPETSLSRALFVYAFNPSDPVFLMPELNTEAGRRALQRPNSAFIDRRSRPEFGPQTVGLETEADRRRITIVGQYDLGGGFAADGTLIMSDQNFRRYFDPRPLNQINLGLVLLEPGVDAQRVKAALQAQLPADVEVYTKPEIIRKESQFWIQTTSIGFIFGLGVLVSFIVGTVIVYQILYTDIRDHLREYATLKAIGYGGGYLFKTVIQEAVLLALMGYVPGLILALGLYTLAYNATAGTLPMQMTIFRVFFVFTLTVLMCALSGLISVRKAVTADPAEVFA from the coding sequence ATGAAACGCTTTGCCCTACCCCGCATTCCGTTGGCCTGGTACAACCTGCGCCACGATCGCCCCCGCCTGCTGGTAGCCGTGGCCGGGGTCACCTTTGCGGTGCTGCTGATGTTTATGAACCTGGGCTTTTTGGGGGCCCTGGTCAGCACCACCACTAACTTCTACGACCAGTTCAACGGCGATATTTTTTTAATTTCGCCCCAGTCGCTGGAAATCAGCTCTACTAAGGCGTTTCCCCGCGAGCGGCTGTACCAGGCGGCGGGCATTGAGGGGGTGCGGCAAACTATGCCCCTCTACGCCGAGTACGCCCTCTGGAAAAACCCCGAAACCAGCCTCAGCCGGGCGCTGTTTGTCTACGCCTTTAACCCCAGCGACCCGGTGTTTCTCATGCCCGAGCTAAATACTGAGGCGGGCAGGCGTGCGCTACAGCGGCCAAATTCAGCGTTCATTGACCGGCGATCGCGCCCTGAGTTTGGCCCCCAGACCGTGGGCCTCGAAACCGAAGCCGATCGCCGCCGCATTACCATCGTCGGCCAGTACGACCTGGGCGGTGGCTTTGCCGCCGACGGCACGTTGATCATGAGCGATCAAAACTTTCGCCGCTACTTCGACCCTCGCCCCCTCAACCAAATCAACCTGGGCCTGGTGCTGCTGGAGCCCGGAGTCGATGCCCAGCGGGTCAAAGCCGCCCTGCAAGCTCAGCTGCCCGCCGATGTGGAGGTCTACACCAAGCCCGAAATCATTCGCAAAGAGAGCCAGTTTTGGATTCAGACCACCTCCATTGGCTTTATTTTTGGCCTGGGAGTGCTGGTCTCGTTCATCGTCGGCACCGTAATTGTCTACCAGATTCTCTACACCGATATCCGCGACCACCTGCGGGAATACGCCACGCTCAAGGCGATCGGCTACGGCGGCGGCTACCTGTTTAAAACCGTGATTCAGGAGGCCGTTTTGCTGGCCCTGATGGGCTACGTGCCGGGGCTGATTTTGGCGCTGGGGCTCTATACCCTGGCCTACAACGCCACGGCGGGCACGCTGCCTATGCAGATGACAATCTTTCGCGTGTTTTTTGTCTTTACCCTAACGGTGCTGATGTGCGCCCTGTCGGGGCTGATCTCGGTGCGCAAGGCGGTCACGGCTGACCCGGCGGAGGTGTTTGCATGA
- a CDS encoding efflux RND transporter periplasmic adaptor subunit, whose protein sequence is MSIHSGQPWQKPSFWLLIGALLIVGTGSTLAVRNVMQTRQAAREQAELPPPRQVKVVALGRVEPASRVVNVAASEAGRIDRLEVQKGDRVEQGQILAYLDLYDVRRAERDLAASQLAEARAQLAAESALGNSQVQEASTRVSQIDGPQQAAIAAQQSAVESLQAELSVAEIDLTRFQELNASGAISRQELDRQQATVNSLRADLGNAQATKQRLEQARLSDIRNAEAQVVSARATSSRAQVASQVDSAAQNLALAEAQLARAVVRSPQAGQVLDVFAYPGEAVSQSGGPILALGDTRQMVVVAEVYETDIGLVALGQPATITSRNGAFSETLTGTVAEIGLQIAKNDVLDDDPAANADARVVEVRVAVDQSEALAALTNLQVDVAIDIES, encoded by the coding sequence ATGTCTATCCACTCTGGTCAACCCTGGCAAAAGCCAAGCTTTTGGCTCTTGATCGGTGCGCTGCTGATTGTGGGCACCGGCTCTACCCTGGCCGTTCGCAATGTCATGCAAACGCGCCAGGCCGCCCGCGAACAGGCGGAGCTGCCGCCGCCGCGCCAGGTCAAAGTGGTGGCCCTGGGCCGGGTCGAACCCGCCAGCCGGGTGGTGAATGTGGCGGCCTCTGAGGCGGGCCGCATCGACCGGCTGGAGGTGCAGAAGGGCGATCGCGTGGAGCAGGGCCAAATTCTCGCCTACCTCGACCTGTACGACGTGCGGCGGGCCGAGCGCGACCTGGCCGCCAGCCAGCTGGCTGAGGCCCGCGCTCAGCTTGCCGCTGAGTCCGCCCTGGGCAACTCCCAGGTGCAGGAGGCCAGCACCCGAGTCAGCCAGATCGACGGGCCACAGCAGGCCGCGATCGCGGCTCAGCAATCTGCCGTGGAAAGCCTCCAGGCCGAGCTGAGCGTAGCCGAAATCGATCTGACCCGGTTCCAAGAACTCAATGCCTCAGGGGCGATCTCCCGCCAGGAACTCGACCGTCAGCAGGCTACCGTCAACAGCTTGCGCGCCGATCTGGGCAATGCCCAGGCGACCAAACAGCGGCTCGAGCAGGCTCGCCTCAGCGACATCAGAAACGCCGAGGCCCAGGTGGTTTCGGCCCGTGCCACCAGCAGCCGCGCCCAGGTGGCGAGCCAGGTTGATTCTGCCGCCCAAAACCTGGCCCTGGCGGAGGCCCAGCTGGCCCGGGCGGTGGTGCGATCGCCCCAGGCCGGGCAGGTGCTCGATGTCTTTGCCTACCCCGGTGAAGCGGTGTCGCAGTCGGGGGGGCCCATTCTCGCCCTGGGGGATACCCGCCAGATGGTGGTGGTCGCCGAGGTCTACGAAACCGACATCGGCCTGGTGGCCCTGGGCCAGCCCGCCACCATCACCAGCCGCAACGGAGCTTTCAGTGAAACGCTGACCGGCACCGTGGCCGAGATCGGGCTGCAAATTGCCAAAAACGATGTGCTCGACGACGACCCCGCCGCCAACGCCGACGCCCGCGTGGTGGAAGTGCGGGTGGCGGTGGATCAGAGCGAGGCGCTGGCGGCTCTGACCAACCTCCAGGTTGACGTGGCCATCGACATTGAGTCGTGA
- the lepB gene encoding signal peptidase I codes for MTDSSSTPPRPAKGIVREMFETLGLSVLLALGIRTFVAEARYIPSGSMLPTLEINDRLIIDKVSYTFGDPQRGDIVVFRPPDALGQDEAFIKRLVGLPGDVIEVKNGQLYINGAPQAEPYIAAKPDYQYGPVTVPDDAYLVLGDNRNKSFDSHYWGFLPADHLIGRAVFRFWPLDRLGDLD; via the coding sequence ATGACCGATTCCAGCTCCACCCCGCCCCGCCCCGCCAAGGGAATTGTGCGCGAGATGTTTGAAACCCTTGGCCTCAGCGTGCTGCTGGCCCTGGGCATTCGTACTTTTGTAGCCGAGGCTCGCTACATTCCGTCGGGCTCGATGCTGCCCACCCTCGAGATCAACGATCGCCTGATTATCGACAAGGTGAGCTACACCTTTGGCGATCCCCAGCGGGGCGACATCGTGGTGTTTCGGCCCCCCGACGCCCTGGGGCAAGACGAAGCTTTTATCAAGCGGCTGGTGGGCCTGCCCGGAGATGTGATTGAGGTCAAAAACGGCCAGCTCTACATCAACGGTGCACCCCAGGCAGAGCCCTACATCGCCGCCAAGCCCGACTACCAATACGGGCCGGTGACCGTACCTGACGATGCCTACCTGGTGCTTGGCGACAACCGCAATAAAAGCTTCGATTCTCACTACTGGGGCTTCTTACCGGCGGATCATCTGATTGGCCGGGCCGTCTTTCGATTTTGGCCTCTCGATCGCCTGGGGGATCTAGACTGA
- a CDS encoding aldehyde dehydrogenase family protein, whose product MVDLTTQADFSAAVEQVRKAGRDLVAAGADAQSRLLEAVATAIEARFDDILEANTLDLEASLDMAVPERVLDWLKLTPERLQTTAKILRRLAYLGDPRGLLHPAPSRLSKAVAGYGQVVPLGVVALVYEAFPELAAIAAGLTLRTGNGLILKGSNEAGQTNQALLQAMHQALELTGLPENCILSLTEEQGDVARTWLLQDPGVDLIIPYGRPGLVQQVVRQAGVPVLPTALGNCYLYWSATGQLDTVAQMVLDSHRGEPDAVNAVEKVLVHRGCNPGALVQLCHILWDQDFEVLADEALLPDLPDAKIAAAADWNRPFLGKTVALRAVDSVHTAASWINRHSSGHANAIATESYAESSRFTQLTTSAVVYINTSPRFVRNPAQASSIALGMTAQRGRCNGFVGLGAMLTTQHILQGIE is encoded by the coding sequence ATGGTAGACCTAACCACCCAGGCAGACTTTAGCGCGGCGGTTGAACAGGTGCGAAAAGCCGGTCGCGACCTGGTTGCCGCCGGGGCCGATGCCCAGAGCCGCCTGCTCGAAGCGGTGGCCACCGCCATCGAAGCCCGGTTTGACGACATTCTCGAAGCCAATACCCTCGACCTCGAAGCCAGCCTCGATATGGCTGTACCGGAGCGGGTGCTCGACTGGCTCAAGCTCACCCCCGAGCGGCTGCAAACCACCGCTAAAATTTTGCGGCGGCTGGCCTACCTGGGCGATCCGCGCGGGCTGCTGCACCCTGCCCCCAGTCGGCTGAGCAAGGCGGTGGCGGGCTACGGTCAGGTGGTGCCCCTGGGGGTGGTGGCTCTGGTGTACGAAGCATTTCCAGAGCTGGCGGCGATCGCGGCAGGGCTCACCCTACGCACGGGTAACGGCCTGATTCTCAAGGGCAGCAACGAGGCAGGGCAGACCAACCAGGCCCTGCTGCAGGCCATGCACCAGGCCCTAGAATTGACTGGTCTGCCCGAGAACTGTATTCTGTCGCTGACCGAAGAGCAGGGGGATGTGGCCCGCACCTGGCTGCTGCAAGACCCTGGCGTCGATTTGATTATTCCCTACGGGCGGCCCGGCCTGGTGCAGCAGGTGGTGCGCCAGGCCGGGGTGCCGGTGCTGCCCACGGCCCTGGGCAACTGCTACCTCTACTGGTCGGCCACCGGCCAGCTCGACACCGTGGCTCAAATGGTGTTAGACAGCCACCGGGGGGAGCCTGACGCGGTCAACGCGGTCGAAAAGGTATTGGTGCACCGGGGCTGTAACCCTGGGGCTTTGGTACAGCTGTGCCACATCCTGTGGGATCAAGATTTTGAGGTGCTGGCCGATGAAGCCCTGCTGCCCGACCTGCCCGATGCGAAAATCGCCGCTGCCGCCGATTGGAATCGCCCGTTTTTGGGCAAAACGGTGGCTTTACGGGCGGTGGACAGCGTGCACACTGCCGCCAGCTGGATCAATCGCCACAGCAGCGGTCACGCCAATGCGATCGCCACCGAGAGCTACGCTGAGAGCAGCCGCTTTACCCAGCTGACCACCAGCGCAGTGGTTTACATCAATACGTCTCCCCGCTTTGTGCGAAACCCGGCCCAGGCTTCGTCCATTGCCCTGGGTATGACTGCCCAGCGCGGTCGCTGCAATGGGTTTGTGGGCCTCGGCGCAATGCTCACCACCCAGCACATTTTGCAGGGGATTGAATGA